The Pseudomonadota bacterium genomic interval CGAGACGCGGGTGTCGCTCGAAAACGGCATCACCTACCCACGGCCGCTGCGCTCGGCTGAGCTGCTCAATTGCGGCGACGTTGGCGGGACCAATGTGACGTTCACTGTGAAGCTCAGTGCCGCGGACCTGCAGGCCGCACCGGTCGGAAGCTATGCCGACATCCTCACCTTCATCGTCGTCCCCGAGTGACCCCCAAGCCCGCACAGGGAACCCAAGACACAAGGAGCCTGATATGAGATCCCCCTTTACTGCACTCGCCACCGCGCTGGTCTTGCTGACAGCGGCCGGTGCGGCCAACGCCAACATGGCGCTCAGCACCACCGTGGTCGAGTTTGTCGAGGGCGAACGGCTCAAGGACGTGACCATCGTCAACCGCGGCGAAGATGTGCTCTACATCGACACCACGACGTCCGAGATCATCAACCCGGAATCGGACGACCCTGAAGCGCGCGTGCAATCCGACCCGCGCACCGCCGGGCTGTTGGTCACGCCGCGCCGGATGGTGGTGAAACCGGGCCAGCAGAAAGTGCTTCGGATGGCCATCCGCAAGCCGGCCGGTGAGGTGGACCAGATCTACCGCGTGGCGGTGACGCCGAAA includes:
- a CDS encoding fimbria/pilus periplasmic chaperone translates to MRSPFTALATALVLLTAAGAANANMALSTTVVEFVEGERLKDVTIVNRGEDVLYIDTTTSEIINPESDDPEARVQSDPRTAGLLVTPRRMVVKPGQQKVLRMAIRKPAGEVDQIYRVAVTPKLGKPKLSAQDDAVSTALKVLVVYEVLVMVRPTDFKPEVNITRSGKTLSMTNDGNSNLLVRSVRQCRAPGQGCVEVGANRLYAGERWQLELPMNTPVEVHQSIGLKNFVETY